In one Drosophila albomicans strain 15112-1751.03 chromosome X, ASM965048v2, whole genome shotgun sequence genomic region, the following are encoded:
- the LOC117571280 gene encoding uncharacterized protein LOC117571280, with protein MDIFGTPTEIKISVIKAITELQNTASDIFVYEKKICDHVVYDKSDKDLLVKQTLFDLTFLGVLAQTGSTFALLQSLIVQVSSENLKPAVEPKQKNPESFKARIPPVKNSSCRELNLLFALKNIGDNPNDVFGTPTEIKISVMKAIAELQYTASDIFVYDKKICDHVVYDKSDKDLLVKQTLFDLTILGVLVRTGSSFALRQNLIVQVPSENLKRAVEPKQKKKVLRNVKSKVKDTNHKKKQNFEDEESAAEIDALFAFYIEEFKNIKTINNPESSKARTPSRLGSTGLDDDIIILELSASLNDQTSKPMENVVENVKSKRKITIAKEIGQKKKKKKKLFLSRTQFFI; from the exons ATGGACATCTTCGGAACACCCACCGAAATCAAGATTAGTGTTATAAAGGCGATTACCGAACTACAGAACACAGCTTCTGATATTTTTGTGTACGAAAAGAAGATCTGCGATCATGTGGTGTATGACAAAAGTGATAAAGATTTGCTTGTTAAGCAGACTCTATTTGATTTAACTTTTTTGGGAGTATTAGCGCAAACTGGATCGACGTTTGCCTTGCTACAAAGTCTAATCGTACAAGTTTCATCGGAG AATCTTAAACCTGCCGTTGAACCGAAACAAAAGAATCCAGAGAGCTTTAAAGCAAGAATTCCTCCTGTGAAAAATTCTTCCTGTCGAGAactcaatttgttgtttgctttgaaAAATATAGGAGATAATCCAAACGACGTCTTCGGAACACCCACCGAAATCAAGATTAGTGTCATGAAAGCGATTGCCGAACTACAGTACACAGCTTCTGATATTTTTGTGTACGATAAGAAGATATGCGATCATGTGGTGTACGACAAAAGTGATAAAGATTTGCTTGTTAAGCAGACTCTATTTGATTTAACTATTTTGGGAGTATTAGTGCGAACTGGATCGTCGTTTGCCTTGCGACAAAATCTAATCGTACAAGTTCCATCGGAG AATCTTAAACGTGCCGTTGAAccgaaacaaaagaaaaaagttttgAGAAATGTGAAGTCAAAGGTTAAAGACACAAatcacaaaaagaaacaaaattttgaagaTGAAGAATCCGCCGCAGAAATAGATGCGCTATTTGCCTTCTATATTGAAGAATTTAAGAACatcaaaactataaataatcCAGAGAGCTCTAAAGCAAGAACTCCTTCGAGACTTGGGTCGACAGGACTGGACGATGATATCATTATTTTAGAACTCAGTGCATCTCTCAATGATCAGACCTCTAAACCAATGGAGAATGTGGtagaaaatgtaaaatcaaAGCGTAAAATTACAATAGCTAAAGAGAtaggacaaaaaaaaaaaaaaaaaaaaaagttattccTGTCCAGAActcaattttttatatag
- the LOC117571241 gene encoding uncharacterized protein LOC117571241 isoform X2 → MDIFGTPTEIKISVIKAITELQNTASDIFVYEKKICDHVVYDKSDKDLLVKQTLFDLTFLGVLAQTGSTFALLQSLIVQVSSENPESFKARIPPVKNCSCRELNLLFALKNIGDNPNDVFGTPTEIKISVMKAIAELQYTASDIFVYDKKICDHVVYDKSDEDLLVKQTLFDLTILGVLVRTGSSFALRQNLIVQDPSENLKRAVEPKQKKKVLRNVKSKVKDTNHKKKQNFEDEESAAEIDALYAFYIEEFKNIKTINNPESSKARTPSRLGSTGLDDDIIILELSAPLNDQTSKPMENVVENVKSKRKITIAKEIGQKKKKKKLFLSRTQFFI, encoded by the exons ATGGACATCTTCGGAACACCCACCGAAATCAAGATTAGTGTTATAAAGGCGATTACCGAACTACAGAACACAGCTTCTGATATTTTTGTGTACGAAAAGAAGATCTGCGATCATGTGGTGTATGACAAAAGTGATAAAGATTTGCTTGTTAAGCAGACTCTATTTGATTTAACTTTTTTGGGAGTATTAGCGCAAACTGGATCGACGTTTGCCTTGCTACAAAGTCTAATCGTACAAGTTTCATCGGAG AATCCAGAGAGCTTTAAAGCAAGAATTCCTCCTGTGAAAAATTGTTCCTGTCGAGAactcaatttgttgtttgctttgaaAAATATAGGAGATAATCCAAACGACGTCTTCGGAACACCCACCGAAATCAAGATTAGTGTCATGAAAGCGATTGCCGAACTACAGTACACAGCTTCTGATATTTTTGTGTACGATAAGAAGATATGCGATCATGTGGTGTACGACAAAAGTGATGAAGATTTGCTTGTTAAGCAGACTCTATTTGATTTAACTATTTTGGGAGTATTAGTGCGAACTGGATCGTCGTTTGCCTTGCGACAAAATCTAATCGTACAAGATCCATCGGAG AATCTTAAACGTGCCGTTGAAccgaaacaaaagaaaaaagttttgAGAAATGTGAAGTCAAAGGTTAAAGACACAAatcacaaaaagaaacaaaattttgaagaTGAAGAATCCGCCGCAGAAATAGATGCGCTATATGCCTTCTATATTGAAGAATTTAAGAACatcaaaactataaataatcCAGAGAGCTCTAAAGCAAGAACTCCTTCGAGACTTGGGTCGACAGGACTGGACGATGATATCATTATTTTAGAACTCAGTGCACCTCTCAATGATCAGACCTCTAAACCAATGGAGAATGTGGtagaaaatgtaaaatcaaAGCGTAAAATTACAATAGCTAAAGAGAtaggacaaaaaaaaaaaaaaaaaaagttattccTGTCCAGAActcaattttttatatag
- the LOC117571241 gene encoding uncharacterized protein LOC117571241 isoform X1: protein MDIFGTPTEIKISVIKAITELQNTASDIFVYEKKICDHVVYDKSDKDLLVKQTLFDLTFLGVLAQTGSTFALLQSLIVQVSSENLKPAVEPKQKNPESFKARIPPVKNCSCRELNLLFALKNIGDNPNDVFGTPTEIKISVMKAIAELQYTASDIFVYDKKICDHVVYDKSDEDLLVKQTLFDLTILGVLVRTGSSFALRQNLIVQDPSENLKRAVEPKQKKKVLRNVKSKVKDTNHKKKQNFEDEESAAEIDALYAFYIEEFKNIKTINNPESSKARTPSRLGSTGLDDDIIILELSAPLNDQTSKPMENVVENVKSKRKITIAKEIGQKKKKKKLFLSRTQFFI, encoded by the exons ATGGACATCTTCGGAACACCCACCGAAATCAAGATTAGTGTTATAAAGGCGATTACCGAACTACAGAACACAGCTTCTGATATTTTTGTGTACGAAAAGAAGATCTGCGATCATGTGGTGTATGACAAAAGTGATAAAGATTTGCTTGTTAAGCAGACTCTATTTGATTTAACTTTTTTGGGAGTATTAGCGCAAACTGGATCGACGTTTGCCTTGCTACAAAGTCTAATCGTACAAGTTTCATCGGAG AATCTTAAACCTGCCGTTGAACCGAAACAAAAGAATCCAGAGAGCTTTAAAGCAAGAATTCCTCCTGTGAAAAATTGTTCCTGTCGAGAactcaatttgttgtttgctttgaaAAATATAGGAGATAATCCAAACGACGTCTTCGGAACACCCACCGAAATCAAGATTAGTGTCATGAAAGCGATTGCCGAACTACAGTACACAGCTTCTGATATTTTTGTGTACGATAAGAAGATATGCGATCATGTGGTGTACGACAAAAGTGATGAAGATTTGCTTGTTAAGCAGACTCTATTTGATTTAACTATTTTGGGAGTATTAGTGCGAACTGGATCGTCGTTTGCCTTGCGACAAAATCTAATCGTACAAGATCCATCGGAG AATCTTAAACGTGCCGTTGAAccgaaacaaaagaaaaaagttttgAGAAATGTGAAGTCAAAGGTTAAAGACACAAatcacaaaaagaaacaaaattttgaagaTGAAGAATCCGCCGCAGAAATAGATGCGCTATATGCCTTCTATATTGAAGAATTTAAGAACatcaaaactataaataatcCAGAGAGCTCTAAAGCAAGAACTCCTTCGAGACTTGGGTCGACAGGACTGGACGATGATATCATTATTTTAGAACTCAGTGCACCTCTCAATGATCAGACCTCTAAACCAATGGAGAATGTGGtagaaaatgtaaaatcaaAGCGTAAAATTACAATAGCTAAAGAGAtaggacaaaaaaaaaaaaaaaaaaagttattccTGTCCAGAActcaattttttatatag
- the LOC117571137 gene encoding uncharacterized protein LOC117571137: MDNFGIPTEINVSVMNAIVELQNTAPDGLVYEKKICDHVVYDRSDKDLLVRQSLYNLTFLEVLVRCGSSFALRQNLQFPSGASAIPWIVPRNQNVNLKRAAEMEAKSAAKKKKYAAKIDSYFTKYFEIYKNMKANEISENPEINTGPEDTTNMLPPNALLEEQVLRNVKSKVKYTNHKKKRNFEDKKKIKRIDSRFAYYFEKYKNIKTINNPENSEENVESKRKITMAKEIGHFKAMKKSYSCPKLNFLFALKNIGDNPNVYVSKRGSILGSLGLKKANNIMSINAPKDQEYFSRWQFTDPLVI; the protein is encoded by the exons ATGGACAACTTCGGAATACCCACCGAGATCAACGTTAGTGTTATGAACGCGATCGTTGAACTACAGAACACAGCACCTGATGGTTTGGTGTACGAAAAGAAGATCTGCGATCATGTGGTGTATGACAGAAGTGATAAAGATTTGCTTGTTAGGCAGTCTCTatataatttaacttttttggAAGTATTGGTGCGATGTGGATCGTCGTTTGCCTTGCGACAAAATCTACAATTTCCATCGGGAGCGAGTGCAATACCATGGATCGTGCCTCGAAATCAAAATGTG AATCTTAAACGTGCCGCTGAAATGGAAGCTAAATCAGcagctaaaaagaaaaaatatgcCGCAAAAATAGATTCGTATTttaccaaatattttgaaatctaCAAAAACATGAAAGCCAACGAAATTTCTGAAAACCCTGAAATAAATACAGGACCCGAGGATACAACCAATATGTTGCCACCTAATGCTCTTCTTGAGGAGCAAGTTTTGAGAAATGTGAAATCAAAGGTTAAATACACAAATcacaaaaagaaacgaaattttgaagataaaaagaaaataaaaagaatagaTTCGCGTTTTGCCTactattttgaaaaatataagaacatcaaaactataaataatcCAGAGAATTCCGAAGAAAATGTGGAATCAAAGCGTAAAATTACAATGGCTAAAGAAATAGGACATTTTAAAGCCATGAAAAAAAGTTATTCCTGTccaaaactaaattttttgtttgctttgaaaAATATTGGAGATAATCCAAACGTGTATGTATCAAAACGTGGATCGATATTAGGATCACTTGGActgaaaaaagcaaacaatattATGTCAATAAATGCCCCTAAGGATCAAGAGTACTTCAGTCGTTGGCAATTTACAGATccattagttatttaa